Proteins encoded in a region of the Isoalcanivorax pacificus W11-5 genome:
- a CDS encoding aminotransferase class V-fold PLP-dependent enzyme — protein MSTLLPAVDPDGLLEYSVVFTDRALNHMSQLFQQVMRDISSTLKQVYQAEAVVVVPGGGTFAMEAVARQFATDRKCLVIRNGWFSFRWSQIFEMGDIPAEEVVLKARRLGDADDAPYAPAPIDEVVAAIHAGKPDLVFAPHVETASGILLPDDYLQQMAEAVHAHGGMLVLDCVASGALWVDMRRLGVDVLISAPQKGWSASPCSGLVMLGERALARIGETQSTSFACDLHKWLQIMQAYENGGHAYHATLPTDALMRFRDAMRDTEAFGFERAREAQLELGRRVRAMLAGHGMKSVAAEGFEAPGVVVSYTQDGGIQNGSRFVAQGLQTAAGVPLQCDEPPSFKTFRVGLFGLDKLEDIDRTVAQLEQGLERVLAELA, from the coding sequence GTGTCGACCCTGTTACCCGCCGTCGATCCCGATGGCCTGCTGGAATACTCGGTGGTGTTCACCGACCGTGCGCTGAACCATATGTCGCAGTTGTTTCAACAGGTGATGCGGGACATTTCCTCGACACTGAAACAGGTCTACCAGGCGGAGGCTGTGGTAGTCGTGCCCGGTGGCGGCACCTTTGCCATGGAAGCGGTGGCGCGGCAATTCGCCACGGATCGCAAGTGCCTGGTGATACGCAACGGCTGGTTCAGTTTCCGCTGGAGCCAGATTTTCGAAATGGGTGATATCCCCGCCGAGGAAGTGGTGCTCAAGGCACGCCGTCTTGGCGACGCCGACGATGCTCCGTACGCGCCTGCACCCATTGATGAAGTGGTGGCCGCGATCCATGCCGGCAAGCCGGACCTGGTGTTTGCGCCGCATGTGGAAACGGCGTCAGGCATTCTGCTACCAGACGATTACCTGCAGCAGATGGCCGAGGCCGTGCACGCGCATGGTGGCATGCTGGTGCTGGATTGTGTCGCATCCGGCGCCTTGTGGGTGGACATGCGCAGGCTTGGTGTCGATGTGCTGATCAGTGCGCCGCAAAAAGGCTGGAGTGCGTCGCCCTGCAGTGGCCTGGTGATGCTGGGTGAGCGTGCGCTGGCGCGTATCGGTGAGACACAAAGCACCAGCTTTGCCTGCGACCTGCACAAGTGGCTGCAGATCATGCAGGCCTATGAAAACGGCGGCCATGCCTACCACGCAACGTTGCCGACCGACGCGCTGATGCGTTTTCGCGATGCCATGCGTGACACCGAAGCGTTTGGTTTTGAACGTGCGCGCGAGGCGCAGCTGGAACTGGGGCGGCGCGTGCGCGCCATGCTGGCCGGCCATGGCATGAAAAGCGTGGCGGCGGAAGGGTTCGAAGCACCGGGTGTGGTGGTCAGTTATACACAGGACGGCGGCATCCAGAACGGCAGCCGGTTTGTGGCGCAGGGTTTGCAGACGGCGGCCGGGGTGCCGTTGCAGTGTGACGAGCCGCCGTCGTTCAAGACGTTTCGTGTCGGGCTGTTCGGGCTGGACAAGCTGGAGGATATTGACCGCACGGTGGCACAGCTGGAGCAGGGACTGGAGCGTGTGCTGGCTGAGCTGGCGTGA